A stretch of DNA from Candidatus Pantoea bituminis:
TCAGAGAGCAACGAACCGGGTTGAATCACACAGGTGACGATATCTTTGCGCAGATAACGGTAAATCTGCTGGTTCACTGGCTCGCTGGTGGTAATGGTATAAGCGATCGTCATGCGGCAATGTCCATATTACGGCTGACATAAGCCAGCCCGTAGAGAAAGAATCAGTCTAATCAGCACGCTGCATCTGCGCCAGTGCTTTTGCTACCGAACAATCATGCCGCGTTCATTATTTGATGTACGGTAGCGCGGGCGCCTTGCTGCACCAGTTGCTGATAAAAATGCGTTAATCGGGCAACAAAGTCACCATTTTGTGCCAAATCTTCGCCAAACACCGCGTTCATCCCCAACAAAGCCCGCACGCGAGCTTCACCGTCTTCGCTGTTTTTCACACACTCGGCCAGCGCATTTTTCAGAGGATCTCGTATCTCAATCGGCTGGCCTTGTTCATCTACACCGCCGACATAACGCATCCAGGCGGCAACGCCAAGCAGCAGCAGGTCGCAGCGGCTGCCGTTACGCAGATGCCAGCGCAGACTATCCAATATCCGTTGCGGCAACTTTTGGGTGCCATCGGTAGCGATCTGATAAGTACGATGTTTAATCGCGCGGTTTTCATAGCGGGCGATTAACGAGTCGGCGTAGGCTTGCAAATCTACCCCTTGAGTGCGCAAGGTTGGCGCTTGCTCATCCACCATTAATGCGCGAGCGGCGGCCCGGAAGTGGCTGTCATTCATGCAATCGCTGATGTGTTCGTAGCCCGCCAAAAAACCCAAATAGGCGAGGAATGAATGGCTACCATTCAGCATCCGCAGCTTCATCTCTTCAAAAGGCAGTACATCGTTTACCAGTTCGGCACCGGCTTTTTCCCACGCTGGGCGGCCGCTGACAAAGTTATCTTCAACCACCCACTGAAAAAACGGCTCTGCTTCTACGGCCACCGGATCCTCCGAACCCAGACGCGCGGTGAGCTGCTCGAAAGCGCTTTCAGTCATGGCAGGTACAAT
This window harbors:
- a CDS encoding mannitol dehydrogenase family protein, with amino-acid sequence MLDIDRLPADVQRPRYDRSKLKTRMVHIGFGAFHRAHQALCSDKLAEQGSDWGYCEVNLNSGALIQALREQDLLYTVTEMADDSLNTRVIGVITAALHGKGDGIEAVIDAMSQPDVAIVSMTVTEKGYCHLPASGDLNPDHPDIVHDLAQPDAPRSLPGLILAAIRRRRDAGLAPFSVMSCDNMPENGHVTRNVIVQLAQRQDDDLADYIQHHITFPSTMVDRIVPAMTESAFEQLTARLGSEDPVAVEAEPFFQWVVEDNFVSGRPAWEKAGAELVNDVLPFEEMKLRMLNGSHSFLAYLGFLAGYEHISDCMNDSHFRAAARALMVDEQAPTLRTQGVDLQAYADSLIARYENRAIKHRTYQIATDGTQKLPQRILDSLRWHLRNGSRCDLLLLGVAAWMRYVGGVDEQGQPIEIRDPLKNALAECVKNSEDGEARVRALLGMNAVFGEDLAQNGDFVARLTHFYQQLVQQGARATVHQIMNAA